The Engraulis encrasicolus isolate BLACKSEA-1 chromosome 22, IST_EnEncr_1.0, whole genome shotgun sequence genome includes a region encoding these proteins:
- the LOC134438644 gene encoding retinal cone rhodopsin-sensitive cGMP 3',5'-cyclic phosphodiesterase subunit gamma-like, producing the protein MNADGGKAAPPKFKQKEGRAFKSKAPKPGQKGFDNDVPGMEGLGDSALVCPWEAFGDADLSELAQFGLV; encoded by the exons ATGAATGCAGACGGCGGCAAGGCTGCTCCCCCCAAATTCAAGCAGAAGGAGGGCAGGGCGTTCAAGAGCAAGGCCCCCAAGCCTGGCCAGAAGGG ATTTGACAATGATGTGCCCGGGATGGAAGGTCTTGGAG aCTCAGCGCTTGTCTGCCCGTGGGAGGCGTTTGGAGATGCGGACCTGAGTGAATTGGCGCAGTTTGGACTTGTTTAG